The DNA segment TAGAAATATAGTGAAATCCTTATTACCATATGGCATTAGAAAAGTAGTTATCTCCAATATTTTACCAGTATATGAACATTTTCTTGGACTCGAATTATATAGTGATGATACTAAAGAAAAAGATTTAGAATTAAGAAAATTAATATCAAATGCTGTTACAGCTAAAGTTAGTGCCGTAATTCCAAACTTTAAATTAAAAACTGAAAGACATTGTAATTTCATCGAAAAGAATGCAACTGTTATTAGATGGGATGGTGAAGTTGTTCCATGCTATAGGTTTTTACACGATGGAATTGAATATGTATATGGAGAAAAGAAAGAAATAAGGGCATATTCTTTTGGTAATGTTAATAATACCTCTATATCTGAAATATGGACTTCAAAAGATTATACATGGTTTAGATATAAAGTTAAAAATGCTTTATACCCTTCATGTACAGATTGCGGCTTAAAGGACGGTTGCCAGTTTGTAGAAACAACACAACAAGATTGTTGGGGGAATGAACCTTCTTGTGCCGATTGTCTCTGGTGGAGAAACATAATAATGTGTCCATAATGAAAAAGAAGCTTAGTGCTTCTTTTTTCTTTTGTTTTGATACATTACTTTATCAGCTTTTGAAATAATTTCATCAAGAGATTTATTGTTTTCATATTCAACAAATCCTAGACTTACACTTATTGGTAATTTTTCAATTTTACTTATAACTATTAATTCTCTTTTTATACTACTTTCTATTCTTTTTGCATTTTCTATATTGCAATCATATAATCCAATAAAAAATTCATCTCCGCCATATCTGGCTATAATATCTGATTCCCTAATATGCTTTTTAATGATTTCTGATATTAATTTAATTACTCTATCACCTACAGAATGTCCATATTTATCATTAATATATTTTAAATTATCAATATCTATAAAACCTATAACAAGAGGTTTATTTTTTCTTTTTGCTAATATTATTAATTTATTTAATAATTCAAATCCCATTCTCCTATTATATACTTTTGTTAAAGAATCAG comes from the Marinitoga litoralis genome and includes:
- a CDS encoding tungsten cofactor oxidoreductase radical SAM maturase, which gives rise to MKEYIFKMNSGELILKPKKDLKKVYIELSSRCNLDCPMCFKNTFTDQEGCMSKETFDKIIKDLKELPEVDHIIFGGIGECTMNTHFLDMVRKVKNEGYMITITSNGYMLSDLLITQFIDLKVDEIVVSVETGDVGHPSFKYVEKLLKKIYELKNKRSTGKPALSIETVLTKKNYMDFRNIVKSLLPYGIRKVVISNILPVYEHFLGLELYSDDTKEKDLELRKLISNAVTAKVSAVIPNFKLKTERHCNFIEKNATVIRWDGEVVPCYRFLHDGIEYVYGEKKEIRAYSFGNVNNTSISEIWTSKDYTWFRYKVKNALYPSCTDCGLKDGCQFVETTQQDCWGNEPSCADCLWWRNIIMCP